The following are encoded in a window of Massilia sp. R2A-15 genomic DNA:
- the cyoB gene encoding cytochrome o ubiquinol oxidase subunit I, with amino-acid sequence MQEHTDLMKLLLGRLSWEAIPYHEPILLVTFAMVALGGAALLGALTKFRLWGPLWRDWVTSIDHKKIGIMYIILGLVMLLRGFADALMMRAQQAMSFGDNAGFLPPHHYDQVFTAHGVIMIFFVAMPLVTGLMNYVVPLQIGARDVAFPFLNNFSFWMTAFGGGLTMVSLFVGEYAKTGWLAYPPLSGIMQSPDVGVDYYIWSLQIAGVGTLLSGVNLIATIVKMRAPGMSMMRMPVFTWTALCTNVLIVAAFPILTAVLAMLSMDRTVGTHFFTNDLGGNAMMYVNLIWIWGHPEVYILVLPIFGVFSEVVSTFSAKRLFGYTSMVYATVVITILSYLVWLHHFFTMGSGASVNSFFGITTMIISIPTGAKIFNWLFTMYRGRIRFELPMMWTIAFMITFVIGGMTGVLLAVPSADFVLHNSLFLIAHFHNVIIGGVVFGVFAAINFWFPKAFGFKLDVFWGKVSFWCWVVGFYLAFMPLYVLGLMGVTRRMSHFDDPSLQIWFIIAAIGAALVACGIGAMLVQFFVSFLRRKELRDVTGDPWGGRTLEWSTSSPPPDYNFAFTPHVYDNDTFADMKANNYQRPRTGFLDIHMPKNTGAGFIISLFCFAVGFALIWQIWWLAIVSFIGVIASTIVHTFNYKRDYYIPAAEVTRTENAYSQLLDAHV; translated from the coding sequence ATGCAAGAACATACTGACCTGATGAAGCTGCTGCTCGGGCGGCTTTCCTGGGAAGCGATTCCCTACCACGAGCCGATCCTGCTCGTGACCTTTGCCATGGTCGCACTGGGCGGCGCCGCGCTGCTCGGCGCGCTGACCAAGTTCCGCCTGTGGGGCCCGTTGTGGCGCGACTGGGTGACCAGCATCGACCACAAGAAAATCGGCATCATGTACATCATCCTCGGCCTGGTGATGCTGCTGCGCGGCTTCGCCGATGCGCTGATGATGCGCGCCCAGCAAGCCATGTCGTTCGGCGATAACGCCGGCTTCCTGCCGCCGCACCACTACGACCAGGTCTTCACCGCCCACGGCGTGATCATGATCTTCTTCGTCGCGATGCCGCTGGTGACGGGCCTGATGAACTACGTCGTGCCGCTGCAGATCGGCGCGCGCGACGTCGCCTTCCCGTTCCTGAACAACTTCTCGTTCTGGATGACCGCATTCGGCGGCGGCCTGACCATGGTCTCGCTGTTCGTCGGCGAATACGCCAAGACCGGCTGGCTGGCCTATCCGCCGCTGTCGGGCATCATGCAAAGTCCGGACGTCGGGGTCGACTACTACATCTGGTCGCTGCAGATTGCCGGCGTAGGTACCCTGCTCTCCGGGGTCAACCTGATCGCCACCATCGTCAAGATGCGCGCCCCTGGCATGTCCATGATGCGCATGCCGGTGTTCACCTGGACCGCGCTGTGCACCAACGTGCTGATCGTGGCAGCCTTCCCGATCCTGACCGCCGTGCTGGCCATGCTGTCGATGGACCGCACCGTCGGCACCCACTTCTTCACCAACGACCTTGGCGGCAACGCCATGATGTACGTGAACCTGATCTGGATCTGGGGCCACCCGGAGGTCTACATCCTGGTGCTGCCGATCTTCGGCGTGTTCTCCGAAGTGGTCTCGACCTTCAGCGCCAAGCGCCTGTTCGGCTACACCTCGATGGTGTATGCGACCGTCGTGATCACCATCCTGTCCTACCTGGTGTGGCTGCACCACTTCTTCACCATGGGTTCGGGCGCTTCGGTCAACTCGTTCTTCGGCATCACCACGATGATCATCTCGATCCCGACCGGCGCGAAGATCTTCAACTGGCTGTTTACCATGTACCGCGGCCGCATCCGCTTCGAGCTGCCGATGATGTGGACCATCGCGTTCATGATTACTTTCGTCATCGGCGGCATGACCGGCGTGCTGCTGGCCGTTCCATCGGCCGACTTCGTGCTGCATAACTCGCTGTTCCTGATCGCCCACTTCCACAACGTGATCATCGGCGGCGTGGTGTTCGGCGTGTTCGCCGCGATCAACTTCTGGTTCCCGAAAGCGTTCGGCTTCAAGCTCGACGTCTTCTGGGGCAAGGTCTCGTTCTGGTGCTGGGTTGTCGGCTTCTACCTCGCCTTCATGCCGCTGTACGTGCTCGGCCTGATGGGCGTGACGCGCCGCATGAGCCACTTCGACGATCCGTCGCTGCAGATCTGGTTCATCATCGCCGCCATCGGCGCCGCGCTGGTTGCCTGCGGTATCGGCGCCATGCTGGTGCAGTTTTTCGTCAGCTTCCTGCGCCGCAAGGAACTGCGCGACGTGACCGGCGACCCATGGGGCGGCCGCACGCTGGAGTGGTCGACCTCATCGCCACCGCCGGACTACAACTTCGCGTTCACCCCGCACGTGTACGACAACGACACTTTTGCCGACATGAAGGCGAACAACTACCAGCGTCCGCGCACCGGCTTCCTCGACATCCACATGCCGAAGAACACCGGCGCAGGCTTCATCATTTCGCTGTTCTGCTTCGCGGTCGGCTTCGCGCTGATCTGGCAGATCTGGTGGCTGGCGATCGTCTCGTTCATCGGCGTGATCGCTTCGACGATCGTCCATACCTTCAACTACAAGCGCGATTACTACATCCCTGCGGCCGAAGTCACCCGCACGGAAAACGCCTACTCACAACTGCTTGATGCCCATGTCTGA
- the cyoC gene encoding cytochrome o ubiquinol oxidase subunit III: MSEMTINTSGAAPSDPSARFWVREHHPENGTLLGFWMYLMSDCLVFASLFAAYAVLGRNYAGGPTGSELFDLPLVAVNTTLLLLSSITYGFAMLEMQKGKMKLVLVWLAITGLFGAGFLGIELFEFHHMIAEGAGPQRSAFLTSFFSLVGTHGLHVTFGIVWLVTLMFQLNKHGLTHENKRRLMCLSMFWHFLDVIWIGVFTFVYLMGVLP, from the coding sequence ATGTCTGAGATGACCATTAATACTTCGGGCGCCGCGCCGTCCGACCCTAGCGCGCGCTTCTGGGTGCGCGAACACCACCCGGAAAACGGCACCCTGCTCGGTTTCTGGATGTACCTGATGAGCGACTGCCTGGTGTTCGCCAGCCTGTTCGCCGCCTACGCGGTCCTGGGCCGCAACTACGCCGGCGGCCCGACCGGCTCCGAGCTGTTCGACCTGCCGCTGGTGGCCGTCAACACGACGCTGCTGCTGCTGTCGTCGATCACCTACGGCTTCGCCATGCTCGAAATGCAAAAGGGCAAGATGAAGCTGGTGCTGGTGTGGCTGGCGATCACGGGCCTGTTCGGCGCCGGCTTCCTCGGCATCGAGCTGTTCGAGTTCCATCACATGATCGCCGAAGGCGCCGGCCCGCAGCGCAGCGCGTTCCTGACCTCGTTCTTCTCGCTGGTCGGCACGCACGGCCTGCACGTCACCTTCGGCATCGTCTGGCTGGTCACGCTGATGTTCCAGCTGAATAAACACGGCCTGACGCACGAAAACAAGCGCCGCTTGATGTGCCTGTCGATGTTCTGGCACTTCCTGGACGTCATCTGGATCGGCGTCTTCACCTTTGTCTACCTGATGGGAGTGCTGCCATGA
- the cyoD gene encoding cytochrome o ubiquinol oxidase subunit IV yields the protein MSAHHNDGHGHHDHHDANVPHSTLKGYVTGFILAVILTAIPFWLVMGKKIDSSATMGFVLLGIAAVQVVVHMIYFLHMDGKVEGGWSMLAMVFTIMVVVVMLSGSLWVMYHMNHNMIPGVMPAEMVHQ from the coding sequence ATGAGCGCGCATCATAACGACGGCCACGGCCACCACGATCACCACGACGCCAATGTGCCGCACTCGACCCTGAAGGGTTACGTGACCGGCTTCATCCTGGCCGTCATCCTGACCGCGATTCCGTTCTGGCTGGTGATGGGCAAGAAGATCGATTCGTCCGCCACCATGGGCTTCGTCCTGCTCGGCATCGCCGCGGTGCAGGTGGTCGTTCACATGATCTACTTCCTGCACATGGACGGCAAGGTCGAAGGCGGCTGGTCGATGCTGGCCATGGTCTTTACGATCATGGTGGTGGTGGTCATGCTGAGCGGCTCGCTCTGGGTGATGTACCACATGAACCACAACATGATCCCCGGCGTGATGCCGGCGGAGATGGTCCATCAATGA
- a CDS encoding SURF1 family protein, translating into MNGPEGAGLPAPRSARVKLAAAALMALLCAGFLALGTWQIFRLQWKTALIARVDQRVHAAPIAAPAPISWSRLGKDQDEYRHLRLRGHFLDELGTLVQASTVLGSGYWLLTPFCSEDGGIVMVNRGFVPASTPRHAGRRGAGCGGAAATQDVTGLLRMSETGGGFLRDNDARADRWYSRDVKAIAAARGLAEVAPYFVDQDAAATPAEGAPVGGLTVISFNNNHLVYALTWFALAAMAAAGCVVFARDGRRTEGPI; encoded by the coding sequence ATGAACGGACCTGAGGGTGCAGGCTTGCCTGCGCCCCGTTCTGCCCGCGTGAAGCTGGCCGCGGCGGCGCTGATGGCGCTGCTGTGTGCCGGCTTCCTTGCATTGGGCACCTGGCAAATTTTCAGGCTTCAATGGAAGACCGCGCTGATCGCGCGCGTCGACCAGCGCGTGCATGCGGCGCCCATCGCCGCTCCCGCCCCGATCTCCTGGTCGCGGCTGGGCAAGGACCAGGACGAATATCGCCACCTGCGCCTGCGCGGACACTTCCTCGACGAGCTCGGCACCCTGGTGCAGGCGTCCACTGTACTTGGCAGCGGCTACTGGCTGCTCACCCCTTTCTGCAGCGAAGACGGCGGGATCGTGATGGTCAACCGCGGCTTCGTGCCCGCTTCCACGCCGCGCCATGCGGGCAGGCGCGGCGCCGGCTGCGGCGGCGCGGCCGCGACGCAGGACGTCACCGGCCTGCTGCGCATGAGCGAGACCGGCGGCGGCTTCCTGCGCGATAACGACGCGCGCGCCGACCGCTGGTATTCGCGCGACGTCAAGGCCATCGCCGCCGCGCGCGGCCTGGCCGAGGTGGCGCCCTACTTCGTCGACCAGGACGCCGCGGCCACGCCGGCCGAAGGCGCTCCCGTGGGCGGCCTGACAGTGATATCCTTCAACAACAACCACCTGGTGTACGCGCTGACCTGGTTCGCGCTGGCCGCGATGGCGGCCGCCGGCTGCGTGGTGTTCGCCCGCGACGGGCGCCGAACCGAAGGACCAATTTGA
- a CDS encoding ATP-binding protein — MQQLIQLRWIAVVGQVTTIATATMFLGVDLPLPAMLRVLACLVAFNIFSHLRWHEQRTVDNRQLFLALLVDVFSLTAQLYLSGGMTNPFVFLYLLQVILAAVLLQPWSSWTIVAITGMCVAALALFAPPLALPADGGPGTLSLYMKGILISFLVNAALLVIFITRITRNVRTGDAALADLRQRAAEEEHIVRMGLLASGAAHELGTPLATLAVILGDWKRMPEFAKNPELLAEIAEMQTQIKRCKAIVSGILLSGGQARGESSAKTTMKVFLDQLVDEWRASRPIVSFEYDNRIERDIAVVSDSALKQMICNVLDNALEASPQWLRLEASRDRDSLNLVVTDAGPGFAPGMLDHVGKPYQSTKGRPGGGLGLFLVVNVARTLGGSVAARNREHGGALVRLSLPLSAIALDPEESSHAA, encoded by the coding sequence ATGCAGCAGCTGATCCAGTTGCGCTGGATCGCCGTCGTCGGCCAGGTCACGACGATCGCCACGGCCACGATGTTCTTGGGCGTCGACCTGCCGCTGCCGGCCATGCTGCGCGTGCTGGCCTGCCTTGTTGCCTTCAATATCTTCAGCCATCTGCGCTGGCACGAGCAGCGCACCGTGGACAACCGCCAGCTGTTCCTTGCGCTGCTGGTGGACGTGTTCAGCCTGACCGCCCAGCTGTACCTGTCGGGCGGCATGACCAATCCCTTCGTCTTCCTCTACCTGCTGCAGGTGATCCTGGCCGCGGTGCTGCTGCAGCCGTGGTCCAGCTGGACCATCGTCGCCATCACCGGCATGTGCGTGGCCGCGCTCGCGCTGTTCGCGCCGCCGCTGGCGCTGCCGGCCGACGGCGGGCCCGGCACCCTCTCCCTGTACATGAAGGGCATCTTGATCAGCTTCCTCGTCAATGCCGCGCTGCTGGTCATCTTCATCACCCGCATCACGCGCAACGTGCGCACCGGCGACGCCGCACTGGCCGACCTGCGCCAGCGCGCGGCGGAGGAAGAACACATCGTGCGCATGGGCCTCCTGGCCTCGGGCGCCGCGCACGAACTGGGCACGCCGCTGGCGACACTGGCGGTGATCCTGGGCGACTGGAAGCGCATGCCGGAGTTTGCGAAGAATCCCGAGCTCCTCGCCGAGATCGCCGAGATGCAGACCCAAATCAAGCGCTGCAAGGCGATCGTCAGCGGCATCCTGCTGTCGGGCGGCCAGGCGCGCGGCGAGTCGTCGGCCAAGACCACGATGAAGGTGTTCCTCGACCAGCTGGTCGATGAATGGCGCGCGAGCCGGCCGATCGTCTCGTTCGAATACGACAACCGGATCGAACGCGACATCGCGGTGGTGTCCGATTCGGCGCTCAAGCAGATGATCTGCAATGTGCTCGACAACGCGCTGGAGGCATCTCCGCAATGGCTGCGCCTCGAGGCCAGCCGCGACCGCGACTCGCTCAACCTGGTCGTCACCGACGCCGGGCCGGGCTTCGCGCCGGGGATGCTGGACCACGTCGGCAAACCCTACCAGTCCACCAAGGGCCGTCCCGGCGGAGGCCTTGGCCTGTTCCTGGTGGTGAACGTCGCGCGCACCCTGGGCGGCAGCGTCGCCGCGCGCAACCGCGAGCATGGCGGCGCGCTGGTGCGACTGAGCCTGCCGCTGTCGGCGATCGCCCTCGATCCGGAGGAGTCTTCGCATGCAGCCTGA
- a CDS encoding response regulator transcription factor, with protein MQPERLLMIIEDDAAFARTLGRSFERRGYRVLHAASYDEAAVLLETHTPAYAVVDLKLAGAASGLACVQMLHAHDPAMLIVVLTGFASIGTAVDAIKLGACQYLAKPSDADDIEAAFGHQEANTELALTERPTSIKTLEWEHIHAVLAETDFNISEAARRLGMHRRTLARKLEKQRVK; from the coding sequence ATGCAGCCTGAACGCCTCTTGATGATCATCGAGGACGACGCGGCGTTCGCCCGCACGCTGGGCCGCTCGTTCGAACGGCGCGGTTATCGCGTCCTGCATGCGGCCAGTTATGACGAAGCCGCGGTGCTGCTGGAAACGCACACGCCGGCGTATGCGGTGGTGGACCTGAAGCTGGCCGGCGCGGCGTCGGGTCTGGCGTGCGTGCAGATGCTGCACGCGCATGATCCGGCCATGCTGATCGTCGTGCTGACCGGCTTTGCCAGCATCGGCACGGCGGTGGACGCGATCAAGCTTGGCGCGTGCCAGTACCTGGCCAAGCCGTCGGACGCCGACGACATCGAAGCCGCGTTCGGCCACCAGGAAGCGAACACCGAACTGGCGCTGACCGAGCGGCCGACGTCGATCAAGACACTGGAGTGGGAGCACATCCACGCGGTGCTGGCCGAGACCGATTTCAACATCTCCGAGGCCGCGCGCCGGCTCGGCATGCACCGGCGCACGCTGGCGCGCAAGCTGGAAAAGCAGCGGGTCAAATAG
- the soxR gene encoding redox-sensitive transcriptional activator SoxR — protein MAAEMITIGELAKRSGVAASALRFYEAEGLLASVRPEGKQRRFPRDALRRVAFIRAAQGVGLSLDQIKASLATLPDNRTPTKKDWERLSRAWRPLLQQKIDALCALRDQLTSCIGCGCLSLQKCALYNPGDVARQRGSGPRYLMNDRSEAAPQERSPAI, from the coding sequence ATGGCGGCGGAGATGATCACGATTGGCGAGCTGGCGAAACGCTCGGGCGTCGCTGCGAGCGCCTTGCGGTTTTACGAAGCGGAAGGCTTGCTGGCTAGCGTACGCCCCGAAGGTAAGCAACGGCGATTTCCGCGCGACGCGCTGCGGCGGGTGGCGTTCATACGCGCAGCGCAGGGTGTGGGCCTCAGTCTCGATCAGATCAAGGCTAGCCTGGCGACGCTGCCGGACAACCGTACGCCGACGAAGAAGGATTGGGAGCGCCTGTCGCGCGCCTGGCGCCCGCTGCTGCAACAGAAGATCGACGCGCTATGCGCCTTGCGCGACCAGCTCACCTCCTGCATCGGGTGCGGCTGCCTTTCGCTGCAAAAATGCGCCTTGTACAATCCCGGCGACGTCGCGCGCCAGCGCGGCAGCGGTCCGCGTTACCTGATGAACGATCGCTCCGAGGCAGCCCCGCAGGAGCGCTCCCCAGCTATTTGA
- a CDS encoding questin oxidase family protein, with amino-acid sequence MKNLRTGAILHELLDANAAFALNAKGTTNHCPMALCALADMGASDERLREFFGMWRDRYAIAAPEATQRIERADWQTWLENPDAFRALSDCFAEWIGADGIDAVVRAVLGAQPFAPATGAFHAIIRLVYALEAGHAGEAAASLSAYVSGYLTVDIASMASASSVDAALECLSQAMQGKSYAGPSITARLRNVAQDPEFSAALTAPPSSALLDEMARAAIEIYWQTSDFTALHLVTGMAAARSIGGLLPADAVEKTWAAFCAAYVSFGAPPLQAPRDIDGSGSWEEFAAAAIRSDNDHVIKLVHVCRREAERTGSPLYGAAATRSLRL; translated from the coding sequence ATGAAAAATTTAAGGACTGGCGCAATCCTGCACGAACTGCTCGACGCGAACGCCGCCTTCGCGCTCAACGCCAAAGGCACCACCAACCACTGTCCAATGGCGCTGTGCGCGCTGGCCGACATGGGCGCATCGGACGAACGGCTGCGCGAGTTTTTCGGGATGTGGCGCGACCGGTATGCGATTGCGGCGCCGGAGGCCACGCAGCGCATCGAACGCGCCGACTGGCAGACATGGCTCGAAAATCCGGATGCCTTCCGTGCGTTGAGCGACTGTTTCGCAGAGTGGATCGGCGCGGACGGGATCGATGCAGTGGTGCGCGCAGTGCTCGGTGCGCAGCCATTTGCGCCGGCGACAGGCGCGTTCCACGCAATTATCCGGCTCGTCTACGCGCTGGAGGCCGGTCACGCGGGAGAAGCGGCTGCCAGCCTGTCGGCGTATGTCAGCGGCTATCTGACGGTCGATATCGCATCGATGGCATCGGCTTCATCGGTTGATGCCGCCCTGGAGTGCCTGTCGCAGGCCATGCAGGGGAAATCGTATGCGGGTCCCTCCATCACCGCAAGGCTGCGGAACGTGGCGCAAGATCCAGAGTTCTCCGCGGCTCTGACCGCCCCACCTTCGAGCGCGCTGCTGGACGAGATGGCGCGCGCGGCCATCGAAATCTACTGGCAGACCAGCGACTTCACCGCGCTGCACTTGGTGACCGGGATGGCGGCGGCGCGCAGCATCGGCGGCTTGCTGCCAGCCGATGCCGTGGAAAAGACCTGGGCCGCGTTTTGCGCCGCATACGTATCCTTCGGCGCCCCGCCATTGCAGGCGCCGCGCGACATCGATGGTTCGGGAAGCTGGGAAGAATTCGCCGCAGCCGCCATCAGGTCGGACAATGACCACGTTATCAAATTGGTCCACGTGTGTCGGCGCGAAGCCGAGCGAACCGGCTCGCCGCTGTACGGGGCGGCGGCCACGCGGAGTTTGCGGCTTTAG
- a CDS encoding GH1 family beta-glucosidase codes for MNKSIKFPEHFLWGAATSAYQVEGSPLADGAGASIWQRFVNTPGTIRDGDTGDVACDHYNRYKDDVALMKRIGLQAYRFSISWSRVIPQGRGAINQKGLDFYDKLVDELLANGIAPLVTLFHWDLPVALDDQGGWLNRDIADWFADYSRVMFDKLDDRVKSWATLNEPWVVADQGYLHGMLAPGHRNKYEAPIAAHNLLRAHGAAVKAYREVGKHQIGLVVNLEPKYPASSDPADIEACARAHSQMNAQYCDPIFLGKYPDNMKDVYGEAWPDWPAEDLVLINQPIDFLGINYYTRSVNRHDPKAYVARATPVRQPMATYTETGWEVFDQGLSDTLKWVAKRYGNPPIYITENGSAFYDPPVAEGGKVNDPLRVNYLQKHLRAIHSAIEAGCDVRGYCAWSLLDNLEWAHGYSKRFGIIHVNFETQERTLKDSAYFYKEVIATNGAVLDTVPAVPSTWRGEPMCTN; via the coding sequence ATGAACAAGTCCATCAAGTTTCCCGAGCATTTCCTGTGGGGTGCGGCCACTTCCGCTTACCAGGTCGAAGGCTCGCCGCTGGCTGACGGCGCCGGCGCCAGCATCTGGCAGCGCTTCGTCAACACGCCCGGCACCATCCGCGACGGCGATACGGGCGACGTCGCCTGTGACCACTACAACCGCTATAAGGACGACGTCGCGCTGATGAAGCGAATCGGCCTGCAGGCATACCGCTTCAGCATCTCGTGGAGCCGCGTGATCCCGCAGGGCCGCGGCGCCATCAACCAGAAGGGCCTGGATTTCTACGACAAGCTGGTGGACGAGTTGCTCGCCAACGGCATCGCGCCGCTGGTCACGCTGTTCCACTGGGACCTGCCGGTAGCGCTCGACGACCAGGGCGGATGGCTCAACCGCGACATCGCCGACTGGTTTGCCGACTACTCGCGCGTGATGTTCGACAAGCTCGACGACCGCGTGAAATCGTGGGCGACGCTCAACGAGCCGTGGGTTGTGGCCGACCAGGGCTACCTCCACGGCATGCTGGCCCCGGGCCACCGCAACAAGTACGAGGCGCCGATCGCTGCCCACAACCTGCTGCGCGCGCACGGCGCCGCCGTCAAGGCCTACCGCGAAGTGGGCAAGCACCAGATCGGCCTCGTGGTGAACCTGGAGCCGAAGTATCCGGCCAGTTCGGACCCGGCCGACATCGAAGCATGCGCGCGTGCGCATTCGCAGATGAACGCCCAGTACTGCGATCCTATCTTCCTCGGCAAATACCCGGACAACATGAAGGACGTGTACGGCGAGGCCTGGCCCGACTGGCCGGCCGAAGACCTGGTGCTGATCAACCAGCCGATCGACTTCCTGGGCATTAACTACTACACGCGCAGCGTCAACCGCCACGACCCCAAAGCCTATGTTGCGCGCGCGACGCCGGTGCGCCAGCCGATGGCGACATACACTGAAACGGGCTGGGAAGTGTTCGACCAGGGCCTGTCCGACACCTTGAAATGGGTCGCCAAACGCTACGGCAATCCGCCGATCTACATCACCGAGAACGGCTCGGCGTTCTACGACCCGCCGGTGGCCGAAGGCGGCAAGGTGAACGACCCGCTGCGCGTGAACTACCTGCAAAAGCACCTGCGCGCGATTCACAGCGCCATCGAGGCGGGCTGCGACGTGCGCGGTTACTGCGCCTGGTCGCTGCTGGACAACCTCGAATGGGCGCACGGCTACTCGAAGCGCTTCGGCATCATCCACGTCAATTTCGAGACGCAGGAGCGCACGCTCAAGGACAGCGCCTATTTCTACAAGGAGGTCATCGCCACCAACGGCGCGGTGCTCGACACGGTGCCGGCGGTGCCTTCGACCTGGCGCGGCGAACCAATGTGCACCAACTAA